The proteins below are encoded in one region of Casimicrobium huifangae:
- the aceA gene encoding isocitrate lyase — translation MAEAVAALEKDWATNPRWKGIKRNYSAADVVRLRGTAAVEHTLAKKGSEKLWNLINTEPFINSLGALTGNQAMQQVKAGLKAIYLSGWQVAGDANLAGEMYPDQSLYPANSVPSVVRRINNTLMRADQIQWMEGKDDVDYMAPIVADAEAGFGGVLNAYELMKAMIDAGASGVHFEDQLASVKKCGHMGGKVLVPTREAVEKLTAARFAADVMGVPTVLLARTDAEAADLLTSDVDENDRPHCTGERTMEGFYKTKPGFEQALSRGLAYAPYADLIWCETGKPDLEFARKFAEGIHKKFPGKMLSYNCSPSFNWKKNLDESTIAKFQRELGAMGYKYQFITLAGFHSLNYSMFNLAHGYARNNMSAFVELQEAEFAAAEKGFTAVKHQREVGTGYFDAVTQVIQGGQSSTTALHGSTEDEQFFDDKKPALKLAVGQND, via the coding sequence ATGGCCGAAGCCGTCGCCGCCCTCGAAAAAGACTGGGCAACCAATCCGCGCTGGAAAGGCATCAAGCGCAACTACAGCGCGGCTGACGTCGTTCGCCTGCGTGGTACCGCTGCCGTTGAGCACACGCTCGCGAAGAAGGGTTCGGAAAAACTCTGGAACCTGATCAACACCGAGCCGTTCATCAACTCGCTCGGCGCGCTGACTGGCAATCAGGCCATGCAGCAAGTGAAGGCAGGCCTCAAGGCGATCTACCTCTCTGGCTGGCAAGTCGCGGGCGACGCCAACCTCGCTGGCGAGATGTATCCGGACCAATCGCTGTATCCGGCCAACTCGGTGCCGTCAGTCGTCCGCCGCATCAACAACACGCTGATGCGTGCCGACCAGATCCAGTGGATGGAAGGCAAGGACGACGTCGACTACATGGCGCCAATCGTGGCCGATGCCGAAGCCGGTTTTGGCGGCGTGTTGAACGCCTATGAACTGATGAAGGCGATGATCGATGCCGGCGCGTCGGGCGTGCACTTCGAAGATCAGCTCGCCAGCGTTAAGAAATGCGGCCACATGGGCGGCAAAGTGCTGGTGCCGACGCGTGAAGCGGTTGAAAAGCTCACCGCCGCCCGCTTTGCGGCGGACGTGATGGGCGTGCCGACTGTGCTGCTGGCGCGCACCGATGCCGAAGCCGCTGACCTGCTGACCAGCGATGTCGATGAAAATGATCGCCCGCACTGCACCGGCGAGCGCACCATGGAAGGCTTCTACAAGACGAAGCCGGGCTTCGAGCAGGCGCTGTCGCGCGGCCTCGCTTATGCACCGTACGCTGACCTGATCTGGTGCGAAACCGGCAAACCGGATCTCGAGTTTGCCCGCAAGTTCGCCGAAGGCATTCACAAGAAGTTCCCGGGCAAGATGCTGTCGTACAACTGCTCGCCGAGCTTCAACTGGAAGAAGAACCTCGACGAATCGACGATTGCCAAGTTCCAGCGCGAACTCGGTGCGATGGGCTACAAGTACCAGTTCATCACGCTCGCCGGCTTCCACAGCCTGAACTACTCGATGTTCAACCTGGCCCACGGCTACGCGCGCAACAACATGAGTGCGTTCGTCGAGCTGCAGGAGGCTGAGTTCGCCGCGGCTGAAAAGGGCTTCACCGCCGTCAAGCATCAGCGCGAAGTGGGCACCGGTTACTTCGATGCTGTGACACAAGTGATCCAGGGCGGCCAAAGCTCGACCACGGCGCTGCATGGTTCGACGGAAGACGAACAGTTCTTCGACGACAAGAAGCCGGCCCTCAAGCTGGCGGTGGGACAAAACGACTAG